A genome region from Salvia splendens isolate huo1 chromosome 19, SspV2, whole genome shotgun sequence includes the following:
- the LOC121780245 gene encoding cell division cycle protein 27 homolog B-like, translating to MEAILADSVRNSLQQLMYRNAIFMCERLCAEFPSEKNLHLLASCYLQNNQAHCAYHILKGTHIAECRYLFALACFQMDLLNEAEAALSPNECNVEVPNGAAGHFLLGLVYRYTDRKHSAINHFNQALSLDPLLWAAYEELCILGAAEEATLVFDDGASLLIQKQYLQRGLPSHSSQATNEDHEITSNRSSVSDDVSPRKLKHTYGNNLREMSGNSYATTSNQPLHGGPTSLPFYSTPSPMATQAQLSGVGPPPVCRNALPNGPNMRTHGADVSQRVTMNSAVAGPRRKFVDEGKLRKVSERLFSDSGQRRSMRLAGESVNANSSTSVASGNGISHSSKYLGGSKLNSVASRSSTLRKSHPSSSEIADEGNHHEVYDESRLNVTSSTSSPSGDNRSLEPEGATRSHGAVILSSSKVTDGASDILGLLRLLGEGFRLSCLCRCQDALSIYMKLPQKHYNTGWVLSQVGKAYFEMVDYLEADRAFSRARIASPYSLDGMDIYSTVLYHLKEDMKLSYLAQELISTDRLASQSWCAMGNCYSLQKDHETALKNFQRSVQLNSRFAYAHTLCGHEYVALEDFENGIKSYQSALRIDSRHYNAWYGLGMIYLRQEKFEFSEHHFRMAFQINPLSSVIMSYLGTALHALRRNDEALEMMERAVLADKKNPLPLYQKANILVSIDDLDGALAVLEELKEYAPCESSVYALMGNIYKRRNMYDNAMLHFGLALDLKPSATDVALIKAAIEKLHVPDEIDEGDSMD from the exons ATGGAGGCTATACTTGCTGATAGTGTCCGCAACAGCCTCCAGCAACTAATGTACCGAAACGCCATTTTCATGTGCGAGCGCCTCTGCGCTGAATTTCCTTCCGAG AAAAATCTGCATCTGCTTGCTAGCTGTTATTTGCAAAACAATCAAGCACACTGCGCTTATCACATTTTGAAGG GAACACATATAGCTGAATGTCGCTATTTGTTTGCGCTGGCGTGCTTCCAGATGGATCTTCTGAATGAAGCAGAAGCAGCATTATCCCCTAATGAGTGTAATGTGGAG GTTCCAAATGGAGCTGCTGGGCATTTCCTTCTTGGACTTGTGTACAG GTATACAGATAGAAAGCACAGTGCAATCAATCACTTCAATCAGGCTCTGTCATTGGATCCATTATTATGGGCTGCTTATGAGGAGCTTTGTATATTAg GTGCTGCTGAAGAAGCAACTTTAGTCTTTGACGATGGAGCTTCTCTTCTTATTCAGAAGCAATACCTGCAACGTGGTTTACCTTCCCATAGTTCCCAAGCAACAAATGAGGATCATGAGATTACTTCAAACAGGAGTTCAGTCTCTGATGATGTTAGTCCAAGAAAATTGAAGCACACTTATGGTAATAACCTAAGAGAGATGTCTGGTAACTCTTATGCAACAACTTCCAATCAGCCCCTTCATGGTGGTCCCACCAGCTTGCCATTTTACAGTACTCCTTCCCCGATGGCTACACAAGCACAG TTATCTGGAGTTGGTCCACCTCCAGTATGCAGGAATGCACTACCAAATGGGCCGAATATGAGAACACATGGAGCTGATGTCTCCCAACGAGTAACCATGAACTCTGCTGTTGCAGGCCCTAGAAGAAAATTTGTTGATGAAGGAAAATTAAGAAAG GTATCTGAGAGGCTATTTTCTGATTCCGGGCAACGACGAAGCATGAGACTTGCTGGAGAATCTGTCAATGCAAATTCAAGTACATCTGTAGCTTCTGGGAATGGAATAAGCCACTCTTCTAAATATCTCGGGGGATCCAAGTTAAACTCAGTAGCTTCACGATCTTCGACACTTCGAAAAAGTCACCCTTCTTCAAGTGAGATTGCTGATGAAG GTAACCATCATGAGGTGTATGATGAATCTAGATTAAATGTTACCAGTTCGACCTCGTCACCTAGTGGTGATAATAGGTCTCTTGAACCAGAAGGAGCAACCAGATCACACGGTGCAGTGATTTTGAGCAGCTCCAAAGTTACAGATGGTGCTTCTGATATTCTGGGTCTCCTAAGACTTCTTGGGGAAGGCTTCAGACTCTCATGTCTTTGCAGATGCCAG GATGCATTGAGCATCTACATGAAACTTCCACAAAAGCATTATAATACCGGATGGGTGCTTTCTCAG GTCGGGAAAGCTTACTTCGAAATGGTTGATTATCTTGAAGCTGACCGTGCCTTCAGTCGTGCACGCATTGCTTCTCCTTACAGTTTGGATGGAATGGATATATATTCCACAGTTTTATAT CATTTGAAAGAAGATATGAAGTTGAGTTACTTGGCCCAGGAGCTGATATCAACTGACCGTTTGGCTTCTCAATCATG GTGTGCTATGGGTAATTGCTATAGCTTACAGAAAGATCACGAAACTGCTCTCAAGAATTTCCAGCGTTCTGTGCAATTAAATTCAAGATTCGCATATGCCCACACCTTGTGTGGTCACGA ATATGTGGCTTTGGAAGATTTTGAAAATGGTATCAAGAGCTACCAGAGTGCCCTTCGAATAGACTCCAGACACTATAATGCTTGGTATGGACTAGGGATGATATATCTTCGGCAAGAGAAGTTTGAGTTCTCGGAGCATCATTTCCGGATGGCTTTCCAAATCAATCCACTTTCTTCTGTCATAATGTCATACCTTGGGACTgctttgcatgcattgagg AGAAATGATGAAGCACTGGAGATGATGGAAAGAGCTGTATTGGCTGATAAGAAGAATCCTCTCCCACTATATCAGAAGGCTAACATCCTTGTGAGCATCGATGATCTTGATGGGGCCCTAGCAGTTCTCGAGGAGCTCAAAGAGTACGCACCATGTGAGAGTAGTGTCTATGCGTTAATGGGCAACATTTACAAGCGGAGAAATATGTATGATAACGCAATGCTTCATTTCGGACTAGCATTGGATTTGAAACCATCTGCAACTGATGTCGCTCTTATTAAG GCTGCCATTGAAAAATTGCACGTACCAGACGAGATAGATGAGGGTGATTCCATGGATTGA